A region from the Paenarthrobacter aurescens genome encodes:
- a CDS encoding multidrug effflux MFS transporter, producing MIVTPPIAPGDSLSRREKLVYILLLGALTALGPFTIDLYLPAFPALEESFDVSAAAIQLTLTGTTVGFGLGQLLVGPFSDKVGRRLPLILATAVHIGSSLGAALATDIGMLSLFRVLMGIGAAGGGVVAMAMVRDLFHGYSMVRMFSRMSLVNGLAPILAPVIGSQLLLAFPWPGIFYFLAAYGLLVILASIFFIRETLPAEQRGKTTVTVGQRYKTVLTDRIFVGMVLVGSLNFGGLFAYLSASTFLFQNVYGFSPQEYGILFGINSLGIVAGVQISSRLIRRVAPQWIVAGATIFMLFTALLIVLLDVLGVGLLGILIPLWFYICATGFMFPCVQVLSLAKHGAQAGTAASLLGASQFMMAGIVPPVVGWLGVSSAVPMGAVMAACITGAIAALWLVVRPRSVPSIH from the coding sequence ATGATCGTGACCCCTCCCATTGCTCCGGGCGATTCTCTGAGCCGACGCGAAAAGCTTGTCTACATTCTCCTGTTGGGCGCCCTGACCGCCCTCGGTCCGTTCACGATCGACCTCTATCTTCCCGCTTTCCCGGCGTTGGAGGAGAGTTTTGATGTCTCAGCGGCGGCTATTCAGCTCACCCTGACTGGAACAACGGTTGGCTTCGGGCTGGGCCAACTGCTGGTGGGACCTTTCAGTGACAAGGTGGGGCGTCGGCTGCCATTGATTCTGGCCACGGCAGTGCACATCGGCTCATCGCTGGGTGCGGCTCTGGCGACGGACATCGGGATGTTGTCCTTGTTCCGGGTACTCATGGGAATCGGTGCTGCCGGAGGCGGCGTTGTGGCCATGGCAATGGTCCGGGATCTCTTTCATGGCTATTCCATGGTCCGGATGTTCTCAAGGATGTCCCTGGTCAACGGCCTTGCCCCCATCCTTGCACCGGTGATCGGATCCCAACTGCTGCTGGCTTTCCCATGGCCCGGTATTTTCTACTTCCTCGCCGCATACGGCCTGCTGGTCATCCTGGCTTCGATCTTCTTCATCAGGGAAACACTTCCGGCTGAACAGCGCGGCAAAACCACCGTCACCGTGGGTCAGCGCTACAAGACCGTCCTGACGGACAGGATTTTTGTGGGCATGGTTCTTGTGGGAAGCCTGAATTTCGGTGGACTGTTCGCTTACCTCTCAGCATCCACTTTCCTATTCCAGAACGTTTACGGCTTCTCTCCCCAGGAATACGGCATCCTGTTCGGCATCAACTCCCTGGGCATCGTGGCCGGTGTGCAGATCAGCTCGCGGTTGATCCGGCGGGTGGCCCCGCAATGGATCGTGGCCGGGGCAACAATCTTCATGCTGTTCACCGCCCTCCTGATCGTGCTGCTTGACGTGCTCGGGGTGGGCTTGCTGGGCATCCTCATTCCTTTGTGGTTCTACATTTGTGCCACCGGCTTCATGTTCCCTTGCGTGCAGGTCCTTTCCTTGGCCAAGCACGGCGCACAAGCGGGCACCGCCGCATCGCTCCTGGGTGCATCGCAGTTCATGATGGCCGGCATTGTCCCACCGGTGGTGGGTTGGTTGGGCGTCAGTTCAGCAGTGCCCATGGGCGCCGTCATGGCCGCGTGCATCACGGGCGCCATTGCCGCGCTGTGGCTGGTGGTGCGGCCCCGGTCCGTTCCGTCCATTCATTAG
- a CDS encoding bifunctional lysylphosphatidylglycerol flippase/synthetase MprF, producing the protein MSTAVVFRGSARGLAILRRLPLTLALVVLLWVLGAISGSLINGPGQDLLDQVGIGLAVEPGPWWSIFTSAFFASSLLDYVACTAAILVGVGIAERVMGPWLALAAFMAGSALSALVLVVLVTFGTDASDQWLSFLGGEYVVGAYGGAAAALGCSTAALEALWRRRLRTWLLAATLMFALFVGVAQTLQALAGAVIGILAGWAIQSLALRRRAGSLHSSSLRETRFLVGTVVGVFAVGPLLTQLTGTWEIGPLSVVSEVMLQASPDADEVQEACNNDNNCVSLQSMVGVQSFGAAILTLIPVLLLLVCAEGLRRGRRLAYRLTLVIQLYLAAVTILSILQYVTDPGVALGDDDFAYLLLYAVPAVLAPIIISALLLVNRHKFRVESSDAGYRVLGRTSLILAVAAVIVYVIFWFVEGNPGRSTLLDLAGQLTHILVPFPVPFVVALPQGLLSTVLYGLGGDIIWLCILVLVLNNFRRFRMLATDPAADLGHARELLHDGGGTLSWMALWDNNQYWFTPDRKAGVAYQVHNGVALTVAGPFGAREQQAEAATGFVGHCANLGLIPCFYSATAELDVPLLPYGFRKLEVAEETLLSVQAMTFKGKEWQNVRTALNRADKLSIKDLWYPYPEMPPGIRAQLAEISEEWVADKALPEMGFTLGGLNELKDPEVLCCVAVDDEGLVHGVTSWLPVFHHGAISGWTLDFMRRRTTGFKGVMEFLIASAVTHFKEQVPQISLSGSPLANAGAGAGEGDRSTLDRVLALLGNALEPMYGFKSLAAFKSRFQPEHRTLYMYYQDPLALPSIGIAVGSAYLPGLSPAQSAALLRQMVAKEPAA; encoded by the coding sequence ATGAGCACGGCTGTTGTATTTCGGGGCAGTGCGCGCGGCCTGGCCATCCTGCGGAGGTTGCCGCTGACACTTGCCCTGGTGGTGCTTTTGTGGGTGCTCGGCGCCATCTCCGGCAGCCTCATCAACGGCCCCGGCCAAGACCTTCTGGACCAAGTGGGCATCGGCCTGGCCGTGGAGCCGGGACCGTGGTGGTCGATTTTCACTTCGGCGTTCTTCGCCTCTTCCTTGCTCGACTATGTTGCCTGCACAGCGGCGATCCTGGTGGGCGTGGGCATCGCCGAACGCGTCATGGGCCCGTGGCTTGCCCTGGCCGCCTTCATGGCAGGTTCTGCCCTCAGCGCCCTGGTTCTTGTGGTGCTGGTGACTTTTGGTACCGATGCCAGCGACCAATGGCTCAGTTTCCTGGGCGGTGAATACGTGGTGGGTGCCTACGGCGGCGCTGCCGCGGCGTTGGGATGCTCGACGGCGGCGCTTGAGGCACTATGGCGTCGGCGCCTGAGGACGTGGCTGCTGGCCGCCACACTGATGTTTGCCCTTTTTGTGGGCGTTGCCCAGACGCTGCAGGCTCTGGCCGGGGCCGTGATCGGCATCCTTGCAGGATGGGCCATCCAGTCGTTGGCCCTTCGCCGCCGGGCGGGATCACTGCATTCCTCAAGTCTTCGCGAAACACGGTTCCTGGTGGGTACGGTGGTGGGCGTCTTCGCCGTGGGTCCACTGCTCACCCAGCTGACTGGAACGTGGGAAATCGGGCCCCTCTCGGTGGTCTCAGAGGTCATGCTCCAAGCCAGTCCGGACGCCGATGAGGTTCAGGAAGCGTGCAACAACGACAACAACTGTGTCAGCCTGCAGAGCATGGTGGGCGTCCAAAGCTTCGGCGCGGCCATCCTGACCCTGATCCCGGTGCTGCTGCTGCTGGTCTGCGCCGAGGGACTGCGACGCGGCCGCCGGCTGGCCTACCGGCTGACGCTTGTCATCCAGTTGTACCTGGCCGCCGTCACCATCCTGTCGATCCTCCAGTACGTCACGGATCCCGGTGTGGCGCTGGGCGATGACGATTTCGCGTATCTTCTGCTGTACGCGGTCCCTGCGGTCCTCGCCCCGATCATCATCTCCGCACTCCTGCTGGTAAACCGGCATAAGTTCCGGGTGGAATCCAGCGATGCCGGCTACCGGGTCCTTGGCCGGACCTCGCTCATACTCGCCGTGGCCGCCGTGATCGTCTATGTGATCTTCTGGTTCGTTGAAGGCAACCCCGGCCGCTCTACCTTGTTGGACCTTGCCGGGCAACTGACGCACATCCTGGTTCCCTTTCCCGTTCCTTTCGTGGTGGCTCTGCCCCAAGGCCTCCTCAGCACCGTTCTCTACGGGCTGGGCGGGGACATCATCTGGCTTTGCATCCTGGTGCTTGTCCTGAACAACTTCCGGCGGTTCAGGATGCTGGCTACGGATCCGGCGGCGGATCTGGGGCATGCCCGGGAGTTGTTGCACGATGGTGGCGGCACGCTGTCCTGGATGGCGCTGTGGGACAACAACCAGTACTGGTTCACCCCGGACCGTAAAGCCGGTGTTGCCTATCAGGTCCACAACGGTGTGGCGCTCACCGTTGCGGGCCCCTTTGGTGCCCGCGAACAGCAGGCCGAGGCAGCCACAGGTTTCGTGGGGCACTGTGCCAACCTGGGGCTGATCCCGTGCTTCTATTCAGCCACGGCAGAACTTGATGTACCGCTTCTCCCCTATGGCTTCAGGAAATTGGAAGTTGCCGAAGAAACTCTCCTGAGCGTCCAGGCCATGACCTTCAAGGGGAAGGAATGGCAGAACGTCCGCACGGCTTTGAACCGTGCGGACAAGCTCTCCATCAAAGATCTCTGGTACCCCTACCCTGAGATGCCGCCGGGGATCAGGGCTCAGCTGGCTGAGATCTCCGAAGAATGGGTGGCGGATAAAGCACTGCCTGAAATGGGCTTCACCCTCGGTGGCCTGAATGAACTCAAAGATCCCGAGGTCCTGTGCTGCGTGGCTGTGGATGACGAGGGGTTGGTCCATGGGGTTACCAGCTGGCTCCCCGTCTTCCATCACGGGGCCATCTCAGGGTGGACCCTGGACTTCATGCGACGCCGCACCACAGGCTTCAAAGGCGTGATGGAGTTCCTCATCGCTTCTGCTGTAACTCACTTCAAGGAACAAGTGCCCCAAATATCCTTGTCCGGCTCGCCGCTGGCCAATGCCGGAGCCGGCGCCGGCGAAGGTGACCGCAGCACGCTGGACCGCGTCCTGGCACTCCTGGGCAATGCCTTGGAACCCATGTACGGTTTCAAGTCCTTGGCCGCTTTCAAATCAAGGTTCCAGCCCGAGCACCGGACCTTGTACATGTACTATCAGGACCCGCTGGCTTTGCCCTCGATCGGCATTGCAGTGGGTTCGGCCTACCTGCCGGGGCTCTCACCGGCGCAGAGCGCCGCTCTGCTGCGGCAAATGGTAGCCAAGGAACCGGCAGCATGA
- a CDS encoding M23 family metallopeptidase encodes MAHLKLFTSTILALVVMGGAITTAPTPEPSPPETRWSWPLSPKPSVLRTFDPPDKPWLSGHRGVDLGPTSDAAPVTAPSDGVVTFAGTVVDRPVLTIDQGNGLKSSFEPVTSELKAGDAVRKGQAIGSLSAGHCGHVACLHWGVRHGEDYVNPLGFVEDMRPSILLPLL; translated from the coding sequence ATGGCCCATTTGAAGCTCTTTACCTCCACCATTCTGGCCCTCGTTGTCATGGGAGGGGCGATCACCACTGCGCCCACGCCAGAGCCATCCCCGCCCGAGACCCGCTGGAGCTGGCCACTCTCCCCCAAGCCGTCCGTCCTGCGGACGTTCGACCCTCCGGACAAGCCGTGGCTCAGCGGGCATCGGGGCGTGGATTTAGGACCAACGTCCGACGCCGCACCGGTCACCGCGCCGTCCGACGGTGTGGTGACGTTTGCAGGCACCGTTGTTGACCGCCCGGTACTGACTATCGATCAAGGCAACGGCCTCAAGAGCAGTTTCGAACCAGTGACCAGCGAGCTGAAAGCCGGTGACGCCGTCCGCAAAGGGCAGGCGATCGGAAGCCTGTCCGCCGGCCACTGCGGCCACGTCGCCTGCCTGCATTGGGGCGTGCGGCATGGAGAGGATTACGTCAATCCACTGGGCTTCGTGGAGGACATGCGGCCGTCCATCCTGCTGCCGCTCCTGTGA
- a CDS encoding glycine zipper domain-containing protein — MTNRPHRNGRGLFLGALLGAVAGALLGRAAGSALFGAILGAVIGAAILYRVNPGPWKRD; from the coding sequence ATGACGAATAGACCGCACCGCAATGGCCGGGGCCTCTTTTTGGGTGCACTCCTTGGCGCTGTCGCCGGTGCCCTCCTTGGCCGCGCCGCGGGCAGCGCACTGTTTGGTGCCATCCTGGGTGCCGTGATCGGTGCCGCAATCCTCTACCGCGTAAATCCTGGCCCCTGGAAGCGCGACTGA
- a CDS encoding glycosyltransferase, with the protein MTIPDTTKPLTILIAADTYPPHVNGAAQFGYRLAKGMTARGHNVHVLACRPDTGKSYTEFRDEATVHRLRSHGVFTHEYFRICFPWEIKKEISLLFDKVQPDVVHIQSHYMIGEHVLYEAVKRGIRIVATNHFMPENLNPFLPFPQWFKDIVGRISWKDMGKVMGQADVVTTPTPLAAKAMHQHAFLRKVLPLSNGIDSSAYELQPGEAIEPHANPTVLFVGRLAEEKHIDVLIDAVAKTPRELNVNLEIVGGGEVRPALEAQVAKLGLGDRVRFLGLASDEDLREAYIKADIFCMPGTAELQSLVTLEAMSASTPVLLANAMALPHLVRDGENGYLFTPNDSTELAGRITQLVKLPQDELEAMGKLSREMVEPHSINTTLQTFEDLYRGASYEDMVV; encoded by the coding sequence GTGACCATTCCCGACACCACCAAGCCCCTCACCATACTGATTGCGGCGGATACCTACCCGCCGCACGTCAACGGTGCCGCCCAGTTCGGCTACCGCCTGGCCAAGGGGATGACGGCACGCGGGCACAACGTGCACGTATTGGCCTGCCGTCCGGACACGGGCAAGAGCTACACCGAGTTCCGCGATGAAGCCACCGTTCACCGGCTGCGCTCCCATGGCGTCTTCACCCATGAGTACTTCCGCATCTGCTTCCCTTGGGAAATCAAGAAGGAAATCAGCCTTCTTTTCGACAAAGTGCAGCCGGACGTAGTGCACATCCAGAGCCACTACATGATTGGTGAGCACGTTCTTTACGAGGCCGTGAAGCGTGGCATCCGGATTGTGGCCACCAACCACTTCATGCCAGAGAACCTCAATCCGTTCCTTCCGTTCCCGCAGTGGTTCAAAGACATCGTTGGCCGGATTTCCTGGAAGGACATGGGCAAAGTCATGGGCCAGGCGGACGTGGTCACCACGCCCACGCCCCTCGCTGCCAAGGCCATGCATCAGCATGCTTTCCTGCGGAAGGTCCTGCCCCTTTCCAACGGCATCGATTCCTCCGCCTATGAGCTGCAGCCCGGTGAAGCCATAGAGCCGCACGCCAACCCCACGGTTCTGTTTGTGGGCAGGCTTGCCGAGGAAAAGCACATTGACGTGCTGATTGACGCGGTGGCCAAGACGCCCCGTGAACTGAACGTAAACCTGGAAATCGTGGGCGGCGGGGAAGTTCGTCCTGCCCTTGAAGCACAGGTTGCCAAGCTTGGGCTGGGGGACAGGGTGAGGTTCCTCGGACTCGCCAGTGATGAAGACCTGCGGGAGGCCTACATCAAGGCCGATATCTTCTGCATGCCCGGTACGGCCGAGCTTCAGTCGCTGGTGACCCTGGAGGCCATGTCCGCCTCCACGCCCGTGCTGTTGGCCAACGCCATGGCCCTGCCGCATCTGGTACGTGACGGCGAGAACGGCTACCTCTTCACCCCCAACGACAGCACTGAGCTTGCCGGCCGGATCACCCAACTGGTGAAGCTTCCCCAGGACGAACTTGAGGCCATGGGCAAGCTGAGCCGGGAGATGGTGGAACCGCACAGCATCAACACCACCCTCCAGACGTTCGAGGACCTCTACCGGGGCGCATCCTACGAGGACATGGTGGTGTGA
- a CDS encoding alpha/beta hydrolase — translation MNELLKLEISGPVVMAIAGVIGVGFFLLLFLRPSARWALTAATAIVVAGLIGWLTVWLVEDVLDVFHVGLTPRVWFWAIACFAALGLAVVSFRNNPRWRKVVAAASIPVFVLVAALGINTEFGLNKTLGSALGISTEDAIQLAKPDPDASTPAGPLWQSWKPPADQPAKGEAGTQVIPATVSGFNARPAGIYLPPAALTAHPPKLPLFVLMMGQPGLPDPQYVSAALDEFAAKNNGLAPIAIVADQIGPDQDDTLCLDTAKYGNVEKYINVDVVNWAKANLNILPDREHWTIAGYSNGGQCAISFAVKYPEMWGNVVDISGEEFPGAEDPAGNLATIFNGNQGAYDAQKPINIMKGKQFPNTTAVFTVGSDDATYVAAAKAVSAAARDAGMTVTYYEVPNGGHVGLALNAGLSKGFEVLYPRLGLSR, via the coding sequence ATGAACGAACTCCTGAAGCTCGAAATCAGCGGCCCTGTTGTGATGGCCATCGCCGGAGTGATCGGCGTGGGGTTCTTCCTGCTGCTGTTCCTCAGGCCGTCAGCTCGCTGGGCCCTCACCGCAGCCACGGCCATAGTGGTGGCGGGCCTGATAGGTTGGCTCACCGTCTGGCTGGTGGAGGACGTCCTGGACGTCTTCCATGTGGGCCTGACGCCGCGGGTATGGTTCTGGGCCATCGCCTGCTTCGCCGCCCTGGGTCTGGCCGTGGTCAGCTTCCGCAACAACCCACGGTGGCGGAAGGTGGTGGCTGCGGCGTCCATTCCCGTCTTCGTGCTGGTGGCCGCCCTGGGCATCAATACAGAGTTCGGACTGAACAAGACGTTGGGCTCAGCGTTGGGAATCTCCACGGAGGACGCCATCCAACTGGCCAAGCCGGACCCTGACGCTTCCACTCCGGCAGGTCCGCTGTGGCAGAGCTGGAAGCCCCCGGCGGACCAGCCGGCAAAGGGCGAGGCGGGCACACAGGTCATCCCAGCCACCGTCTCCGGGTTCAACGCCAGGCCTGCGGGGATCTACCTGCCCCCTGCTGCGTTGACAGCGCACCCGCCCAAACTGCCCTTGTTCGTCCTCATGATGGGCCAGCCCGGCCTGCCTGATCCGCAATACGTTTCCGCTGCCTTGGACGAGTTTGCAGCGAAAAACAATGGTTTGGCCCCGATCGCGATCGTGGCAGATCAGATCGGTCCGGACCAGGATGACACCCTCTGCCTGGACACCGCCAAATACGGCAACGTGGAGAAGTACATCAACGTGGACGTTGTTAACTGGGCCAAAGCCAATTTGAACATCCTCCCTGACCGTGAGCACTGGACCATCGCCGGATACTCCAACGGCGGGCAGTGTGCCATCTCGTTTGCGGTCAAGTACCCGGAGATGTGGGGAAACGTGGTGGACATATCAGGCGAGGAATTTCCTGGGGCCGAAGACCCCGCCGGCAACCTTGCAACGATCTTCAATGGAAACCAGGGTGCCTACGACGCCCAAAAGCCCATCAACATCATGAAGGGCAAGCAGTTCCCCAACACCACGGCAGTGTTCACGGTGGGGTCCGACGACGCCACTTACGTGGCCGCCGCCAAGGCAGTCTCAGCAGCCGCCCGGGATGCAGGGATGACAGTGACGTACTACGAGGTTCCCAACGGCGGCCACGTTGGCCTGGCACTGAATGCCGGGCTGAGCAAAGGATTCGAAGTGCTCTATCCCAGGCTCGGTCTCTCCAGGTAG
- a CDS encoding acyl-CoA dehydrogenase family protein: MSNAAFDATTLPYADGDFYAFEQMLTGKEQDRLAEVREFLAREVKPIAVDCWNRGEFPMDLIPKLGELDLVSPVRRQGYSNLFAGMLHAEVTRADASIATFMGVHDGLFTGSIEALASQEQKDAWLPDIYSLKKIGAFGLTEPLGGSDVAGGTRTTAKRDGDNWILNGAKRWIGNATFSDWVVIYAKDVADNQVKAFLVDTTVPGYSASKIENKISLRTVQNADIILDNVVVPDFFKLANGNSFRDTNKVLKVTRLAVAWQAVGLQMAAFDVARSYAVERQQFGRPLAAFQLVQNQLVQILGNTVASMGMMVRLAQLEDAGVAKDEQSALAKAFTTARMRESVALGRSILGGNGIVTDYGMAKIFSDAEAIYSYEGTHEINTLVTGRAITGVSAIV, encoded by the coding sequence ATGTCCAACGCTGCATTCGACGCCACAACCCTTCCGTATGCCGATGGCGACTTCTACGCCTTTGAGCAGATGCTGACCGGAAAAGAGCAGGACCGCCTCGCCGAAGTCCGCGAATTCCTGGCCCGTGAAGTCAAGCCCATTGCCGTGGACTGCTGGAACCGTGGCGAGTTCCCGATGGACCTCATCCCGAAGCTTGGCGAACTGGATCTGGTCAGCCCCGTCCGTCGCCAGGGTTACTCCAATCTGTTTGCCGGCATGCTCCACGCTGAAGTGACCCGCGCCGACGCCTCGATTGCCACCTTCATGGGTGTCCATGACGGCCTTTTCACCGGCTCCATCGAGGCGCTGGCGTCGCAGGAGCAGAAGGATGCTTGGCTGCCGGACATCTACTCCCTTAAGAAGATCGGCGCCTTCGGCCTGACCGAGCCCTTGGGCGGCTCGGATGTGGCCGGTGGAACGCGCACTACTGCCAAGCGTGACGGCGATAACTGGATCCTCAATGGCGCCAAGCGCTGGATCGGCAACGCGACCTTCTCCGACTGGGTGGTCATCTACGCCAAGGATGTGGCCGACAATCAGGTCAAGGCATTCCTGGTGGACACCACTGTGCCGGGCTACTCCGCCAGCAAGATCGAGAACAAGATCTCCCTGCGCACGGTGCAGAACGCGGACATCATCCTGGACAACGTTGTGGTGCCCGACTTCTTCAAGCTCGCCAACGGTAACAGCTTCCGTGACACCAACAAGGTTCTGAAAGTGACCCGCCTGGCTGTCGCCTGGCAGGCGGTGGGGCTACAGATGGCAGCCTTTGACGTCGCCCGCAGCTACGCCGTTGAGCGCCAGCAGTTCGGGCGTCCGCTGGCCGCTTTCCAGTTGGTGCAAAATCAGTTGGTCCAGATCCTCGGAAACACCGTAGCTTCCATGGGAATGATGGTTCGTCTGGCCCAACTCGAAGACGCGGGTGTGGCCAAGGATGAGCAGTCGGCTCTGGCGAAGGCCTTCACGACGGCACGCATGCGCGAAAGCGTTGCGCTGGGGCGCAGCATCCTGGGTGGCAACGGAATCGTCACGGACTACGGAATGGCCAAGATCTTCTCCGATGCCGAGGCCATCTACTCCTACGAGGGCACTCACGAGATCAACACCTTGGTGACCGGCCGGGCTATCACAGGCGTCTCGGCAATCGTCTAG
- a CDS encoding CDP-alcohol phosphatidyltransferase family protein: MRLIGAGSHPDRPQVDHDLIFTVPNILTVLRFMGVPLFVWLVLSEQEYGFAVLVLVIMGSTDWVDGYIARRFDQTSKLGRILDPMADRAALLAVAVTLAIAGVVQWWYLAALLVPDAVLAIASLIYFRSHPDLPVSVIGKIRTALLLVGTPLLVLSKLPIAFTDVYFVAAWTFLGLGLVGHWVAAYNYYWAILRKGKELKTDDGGRG; the protein is encoded by the coding sequence ATGAGATTAATCGGAGCCGGGTCGCACCCTGACAGGCCGCAGGTTGATCACGACCTCATTTTCACTGTCCCCAACATCCTCACAGTTCTTCGCTTCATGGGCGTGCCGCTGTTTGTCTGGCTGGTCCTGTCCGAACAGGAGTATGGGTTCGCGGTATTGGTGCTCGTCATCATGGGCAGCACCGACTGGGTGGATGGCTACATTGCCAGGCGCTTCGACCAGACCTCCAAGCTTGGCCGGATCCTGGATCCCATGGCAGACCGGGCTGCACTGCTGGCCGTCGCAGTCACCCTGGCGATTGCCGGCGTCGTGCAGTGGTGGTACCTGGCAGCGCTGCTGGTCCCGGACGCCGTCCTGGCCATTGCCTCGTTGATCTACTTCAGGAGCCACCCGGACCTTCCGGTTAGCGTCATTGGCAAGATCCGCACGGCGCTGCTGCTGGTAGGAACGCCACTGCTGGTCTTGTCCAAGCTGCCCATCGCGTTCACCGACGTCTATTTCGTGGCTGCCTGGACCTTCCTGGGCTTAGGCCTGGTGGGCCATTGGGTGGCGGCTTACAACTACTACTGGGCCATCTTGCGTAAAGGAAAAGAATTGAAAACCGACGACGGCGGACGAGGCTGA
- a CDS encoding phage holin family protein, whose amino-acid sequence MSGRHTGRPSQGPAIRTLPKTLKLVARLAPRQLNDEIALAKVELKRKATQVGVAGAFFAVALVFLALLVIALVVAAILGLATIMPGWLAALIVAAFFLVIVAIASLIGIAKFKKAMPLVPEDTIRGIKHDLGIAKEGSDFDESILDPNSPAAKAAKAEKEAAAEKAKAEKAAKEAAKEADAVKAPTEAELRSRLKRRREHLTGVRDELGEQLDVKKQGQALLHSANEKFQESKEFAAAKLADLGDSVPPSLTERLAARWKDLAAFATAAVVFVVALRKLLKK is encoded by the coding sequence ATGAGTGGACGTCACACCGGCCGGCCCAGTCAAGGACCAGCCATTCGTACTTTGCCGAAGACCCTCAAGCTCGTAGCAAGGCTGGCTCCAAGGCAGCTCAATGACGAGATCGCCCTGGCGAAGGTTGAGCTCAAGCGAAAAGCCACGCAGGTAGGTGTAGCGGGCGCATTCTTCGCAGTAGCGCTTGTTTTCCTGGCGCTCCTTGTCATTGCGCTGGTGGTTGCGGCAATCCTCGGTTTGGCAACCATCATGCCCGGCTGGCTGGCGGCCCTTATTGTTGCCGCGTTCTTCCTGGTGATTGTGGCAATTGCCTCCTTGATAGGAATAGCCAAATTCAAGAAGGCCATGCCGTTGGTCCCCGAGGACACCATCCGGGGCATCAAGCACGATCTTGGAATTGCCAAGGAAGGCTCGGACTTTGACGAGTCCATCCTGGATCCCAACTCGCCCGCGGCCAAGGCAGCAAAGGCTGAGAAGGAAGCGGCCGCTGAAAAGGCCAAGGCAGAGAAGGCTGCAAAGGAAGCCGCCAAGGAAGCTGATGCCGTCAAGGCGCCCACCGAAGCTGAGCTTCGCTCGCGACTGAAGCGCCGCCGTGAACATCTCACCGGCGTTCGTGACGAGCTCGGTGAGCAGCTGGACGTCAAGAAGCAGGGCCAGGCTTTGCTGCACAGCGCCAACGAAAAGTTCCAGGAGAGCAAGGAGTTCGCAGCAGCGAAACTTGCTGACCTCGGTGACTCCGTACCTCCGAGCCTCACCGAACGGCTCGCCGCCCGGTGGAAGGACCTCGCGGCCTTCGCCACCGCTGCAGTGGTCTTCGTTGTTGCGCTGCGGAAGTTGCTGAAAAAGTAG
- a CDS encoding DMT family transporter, translating to MVWLAVFLAVLGAFFLAIGAQRQGSAVKADTGGLALSSNGFLRLLRNPRWMLGLLFLALGMVMNAIALVSAPLTVVQPIGAIALVITTVVNAKDQGLSINRATVVAISACVTGSALFVLLAVNVTQENHHVNSDDELTIVLLLALAVGIFGTLAVMFKHRMSAFIYILGAGVLFGFVAVLTRIIGKHLLDPNGLFLLNVQWYTLVAIVAAGGLGSWFVQSAYSGGPPDLVIAGLTVIDPMVGIAIGIVILGELRPDVHAVMAIAMAAAATLAIVGVIALSRHHPEVTKRKKDAKAAASRKAQGKA from the coding sequence ATGGTCTGGCTGGCGGTTTTCCTTGCGGTACTTGGTGCCTTCTTCCTCGCTATTGGCGCTCAGCGGCAAGGCAGTGCAGTCAAAGCCGATACCGGTGGGCTGGCGCTAAGCTCCAATGGTTTCCTGCGGCTCCTGCGAAATCCCCGCTGGATGCTCGGATTGCTCTTCCTTGCCTTGGGGATGGTGATGAATGCCATAGCCCTTGTGTCTGCACCGCTGACGGTGGTGCAGCCCATCGGCGCCATTGCCCTGGTCATCACCACCGTGGTCAACGCCAAGGACCAGGGCTTGAGCATCAACCGTGCAACCGTGGTGGCAATCAGCGCTTGTGTTACCGGCTCGGCGCTATTCGTGCTGCTTGCGGTCAATGTCACCCAGGAGAACCATCACGTCAACAGCGACGACGAACTGACGATCGTTCTCCTCCTGGCTCTTGCCGTGGGCATTTTTGGAACCCTTGCGGTGATGTTCAAACACCGCATGAGCGCCTTCATCTACATACTGGGGGCCGGTGTCCTGTTCGGCTTTGTTGCCGTGTTGACCCGGATCATCGGCAAGCACCTGCTCGATCCCAACGGTTTGTTCCTGCTCAACGTCCAGTGGTACACACTCGTAGCAATTGTGGCGGCCGGGGGACTGGGCTCGTGGTTCGTCCAGAGTGCTTATTCCGGTGGCCCGCCGGACTTGGTTATTGCCGGATTGACCGTGATCGACCCCATGGTGGGCATCGCAATCGGCATTGTGATCCTTGGTGAGCTTCGTCCCGATGTCCACGCCGTGATGGCTATCGCCATGGCCGCGGCCGCTACGCTTGCTATCGTGGGGGTTATTGCCCTGAGCCGGCACCATCCGGAAGTCACCAAACGCAAGAAAGATGCGAAGGCGGCTGCCAGCCGGAAGGCCCAAGGCAAAGCTTGA